Proteins encoded by one window of Arachis hypogaea cultivar Tifrunner chromosome 1, arahy.Tifrunner.gnm2.J5K5, whole genome shotgun sequence:
- the LOC112790963 gene encoding uncharacterized protein isoform X1, which yields MVPLKPYHHFSSLSISIAPTFCLQPHFSSPPFSFNYRFHAPKSHFKLKNSFSFPTSNFLKVSRIGVSVCTSEYEEEEEEEKKLSTELMDLSPNGPVYQKTLQLVECSMFAALTGLVYFLSNSLAIENYFSCFFSLPIVISSMRWGVDAGRKTLVATTVLLFVLSGPVKALTYLLKHGIVGYTMGILWRSGASWNLSIFLCTIVRSLGAVGFVLISSFLIRENILALITINIHASLTFLLTASGVNSIPSLNMIYTLFGILVLINSGCFMFLLHLLYSVFLARMGMKSQLRLPRWLERNL from the exons ATGGTTCCCCTGAAGCCTTACCACCATTTCTCTAGCCTCTCTATTTCCATAGCTCCCACTTTCTGTCTCCAGCCTCACTTTTCCTCTCCTCCATTTTCCTTCAACTACCGATTTCATGCACCAAAATCACACTTCAAACTCAAGAATTCATTCTCTTTTCCCACTTCTAACTTTCTCAAGGTATCAAGAATTGGAGTATCAGTTTGTACTAGTgaatatgaagaagaagaagaagaagaaaagaaacttTCAACAGAGCTTATGGACTTGTCGCCAAATGGCCCAGTGTACCAGAAAACACTTCAATTGGTTGAGTGCTCCATGTTTGCTGCACTTACTGGTTTAGTTTACTTCTTGAGCAACTCTCTTGCTATTGAG AATTACTTTAGTTGTTTCTTCTCGTTGCCTATAGTGATTTCCTCAATGAGATGGGGTGTTGATGCTGGAAGGAAAACACTG GTGGCAACAACTGTACTTTTGTTTGTCTTGTCTGGTCCAGTCAAAGCTCTAACTTATCTG CTTAAGCATGGCATTGTTGGTTACACAATGGGTATTTTATGGAG GTCTGGAGCAAGTTGGAACCTTTCGATTTTCTTGTGCACAATT GTACGATCACTAGGAGCTGTTGGCTTTGTCTTAATTTCATCTTTCTTAATAAGGGAAAATATACTAGCTTTG ATCACCATTAACATTCATGCTTCTCTTACATTTCTGCTTACCGCCTCTGGTGTTAATTCCATTCCCTCGTTGAACATGATATATACCCTGTTTGGCATTTTG GTTTTGATCAATAGTGGGTGCTTCATGTTCTTGCTTCACCTGCTGTATTCCGTTTTCCTCGCCAGAATGGGGATGAAATCTCAACTAAGGTTACCAAGATGGCTGGAGAGGAACCTCTGA
- the LOC112711128 gene encoding uncharacterized protein — MKERNKGVERYNTNMDCFSHELTCKKHPSSSSVGICAFCLKDRLLKLVCSDCGEQRLSSCSCSDDISTSRRNSCTVDVGSVGRVSFLIDNDKNQTPPILHNSTNSSSSSNNNNNKLYERVVDEVTVLPRNSSKKSNISGGGKFWKIGKLFRKNNKKRKEYYCGRSVGGFDDNNNHNAGGGGGGVGACVSRSRSLCSFRGGALFGSEDGTDSVVPSGARSSISAARSSGVNGGLFLESGRRSGYSEATEPRKSGFDGLFLDSSSEIIDGVMRKGNNGIMDNVVDGGGGGGGVFYGVNRRVFSLRESDFKGMDESSFIDLKLDYSSESRAELFPPSKMMMSDNFNINTLSAFGSTRHGGGGGGGGGEGDFIVGDGVSLTNGGGSCRIGGGGGRKSMKGWRWIFRYSNSTNRGGARNRDQQQDLLFNA, encoded by the coding sequence ATGAAGGAGAGAAACAAAGGAGTTGAAAGATACAACACCAACATGGATTGCTTCTCACATGAATTGACATGTAAGAAGCACCCTTCTTCTTCCTCAGTTGGTATCTGCGCCTTTTGTCTTAAAGACCGTTTGCTGAAGCTAGTCTGCTCGGATTGCGGCGAGCAGAGGCTCTCCTCCTGCTCTTGCTCAGACGATATCTCGACTTCCCGCCGCAATTCGTGTACTGTCGACGTGGGAAGCGTCGGCAGGGTCTCGTTCTTGATCGATAACGACAAGAACCAGACCCCGCCAATTCTTCACAACTCGAcaaactcttcttcctcttccaacaacaacaacaacaaattgtATGAAAGAGTGGTAGATGAGGTTACAGTTTTGCCAAGGAACAGCAGCAAGAAAAGTAATATCAGTGGTGGCGGTAAATTTTGGAAGATTGGGAAGCTGTTTAGGAAGAATAATAAGAAGAGGAAAGAGTATTATTGTGGGAGAAGTGTTGGTGGTTTTGATGATAACAATAATCACAATGCcggtggtggtggcggcggcgTCGGCGCGTGCGTATCGAGATCAAGGTCGCTATGCAGTTTCCGCGGTGGTGCTCTGTTTGGATCTGAGGACGGTACAGATTCAGTTGTTCCATCAGGTGCGAGAAGCTCGATCTCCGCAGCGAGAAGTTCGGGTGTGAATGGTGGTTTGTTCTTGGAGTCTGGTAGAAGAAGTGGGTACAGTGAAGCTACTGAGCCAAGGAAGAGTGGGTTTGATGGTCTTTTTCTAGATTCTTCTTCTGAGATTATTGATGGTGTGATGAGAAAGGGTAATAATGGAATAATGGATAACGTTGTtgacggtggtggtggtggtggtggtgtgttCTATGGGGTTAATAGGCGTGTATTTTCGCTAAGAGAGAGCGATTTCAAGGGCATGGATGAATCTAGTTTTATTGATTTGAAGCTCGATTATTCATCAGAATCAAGAGCAGAGTTGTTTCCTCCTTCAAAGATGATGATGagtgataattttaatattaatacacTCTCCGCTTTTGGAAGCACAAGACatggtggtggcggtggtggcGGTGGCGGAGAAGGAGATTTTATTGTTGGCGATGGAGTATCTTTAACAAATGGTGGTGGTTCATGTAGGATCGGTGGTGGAGGAGGAAGGAAGAGCATGAAAGGTTGGAGATGGATTTTCAGATATAGCAATTCAACAAACAGGGGAGGTGCAAGGAACAGGGATCAACAACAAGACCTTCTGTTCAATGCTTGA
- the LOC112790963 gene encoding uncharacterized protein isoform X2: MVPLKPYHHFSSLSISIAPTFCLQPHFSSPPFSFNYRFHAPKSHFKLKNSFSFPTSNFLKVSRIGVSVCTSEYEEEEEEEKKLSTELMDLSPNGPVYQKTLQLVECSMFAALTGLVYFLSNSLAIEVATTVLLFVLSGPVKALTYLLKHGIVGYTMGILWRSGASWNLSIFLCTIVRSLGAVGFVLISSFLIRENILALITINIHASLTFLLTASGVNSIPSLNMIYTLFGILVLINSGCFMFLLHLLYSVFLARMGMKSQLRLPRWLERNL, translated from the exons ATGGTTCCCCTGAAGCCTTACCACCATTTCTCTAGCCTCTCTATTTCCATAGCTCCCACTTTCTGTCTCCAGCCTCACTTTTCCTCTCCTCCATTTTCCTTCAACTACCGATTTCATGCACCAAAATCACACTTCAAACTCAAGAATTCATTCTCTTTTCCCACTTCTAACTTTCTCAAGGTATCAAGAATTGGAGTATCAGTTTGTACTAGTgaatatgaagaagaagaagaagaagaaaagaaacttTCAACAGAGCTTATGGACTTGTCGCCAAATGGCCCAGTGTACCAGAAAACACTTCAATTGGTTGAGTGCTCCATGTTTGCTGCACTTACTGGTTTAGTTTACTTCTTGAGCAACTCTCTTGCTATTGAG GTGGCAACAACTGTACTTTTGTTTGTCTTGTCTGGTCCAGTCAAAGCTCTAACTTATCTG CTTAAGCATGGCATTGTTGGTTACACAATGGGTATTTTATGGAG GTCTGGAGCAAGTTGGAACCTTTCGATTTTCTTGTGCACAATT GTACGATCACTAGGAGCTGTTGGCTTTGTCTTAATTTCATCTTTCTTAATAAGGGAAAATATACTAGCTTTG ATCACCATTAACATTCATGCTTCTCTTACATTTCTGCTTACCGCCTCTGGTGTTAATTCCATTCCCTCGTTGAACATGATATATACCCTGTTTGGCATTTTG GTTTTGATCAATAGTGGGTGCTTCATGTTCTTGCTTCACCTGCTGTATTCCGTTTTCCTCGCCAGAATGGGGATGAAATCTCAACTAAGGTTACCAAGATGGCTGGAGAGGAACCTCTGA